A single genomic interval of Malania oleifera isolate guangnan ecotype guangnan chromosome 13, ASM2987363v1, whole genome shotgun sequence harbors:
- the LOC131146195 gene encoding uncharacterized protein LOC131146195, translating to MAGKAVKSAAKTVGEYQYPWREKLTKYKDELSKGVWGYWELGAWKQLGISARRRARLRKEVLLAGEDWPYDPEKKEMRTKRKGHKCDRIAAEKRANTAKLMEKMPEMLLAYKKRRWEKKMKQEDSAKK from the coding sequence ATGGCAGGCAAAGCCGTGAAATCTGCGGCAAAAACAGTTGGGGAGTACCAGTACCCGTGGCGGGAGAAATTGACAAAATACAAAGATGAGTTATCAAAGGGTGTCTGGGGTTACTGGGAGCTAGGGGCATGGAAGCAACTCGGCATTAGTGCTCGGCGTCGTGCTAGACTTCGCAAGGAAGTTCTCCTTGCTGGGGAAGATTGGCCATATGACCCAGAGAAGAAGGAAATGAGAACCAAGAGGAAAGGGCATAAGTGTGACAGGATAGCTGCGGAAAAAAGGGCCAACACTGCCAAATTGATGGAGAAAATGCCAGAGATGCTGCTGGCCTACAAGAAGCGTAGGTGGGAGAAGAAGATGAAGCAAGAAGACAGTGCAAAAAAATAG